The genomic interval CGCGCCTCGGCAAAACGTTTCGCCGCGCGGTGGGGCAGAATCAGCAGCGCGTCGGATGTCTCGACTAATAGCGGCGCCACCGAGAAATAGGGCAGTTGGATCGCCACCTGCCGGCTTTTGCCCAGGGTGCGGAGCTGGCGGGCGATATGGCCATTGGTCCAGACGGTCATCGCCACATGCGGCCAGGCCAGGCAGGCATCGATCGATGGCGGCCGCCCGGCGGTGATATCGGGGTCGGCGGTGATCGGATGGCCGGCGCGCACCAGACAGGCGCGGCGCTCGGTGAACAGCCGACGACGATAGAGTTCAGGCCGCTCGGGCGTGCGGCCGATGATGATCAGATCGAGCACGCCCGAGGCCAGTTTCTGGTGATCATCGGCGCCCAGCGGATCGACCGCGATCTCGACATTCGGAGTCCGGGTCAGCTCCGCCATCACCGGCGCCAGCACCGACAACACGCCGTAATCGGTCGACGACACCCGGAAGCGCCGCCGGTCGGTGACCGGATCGAAGCCCGCCGGCTTGAACAACCGCCGGATATCGCCCAGCGCCGCCGCCACCGGCCCCTTCAGCGCCAGCGCCCGTGGGGTCGGCACCATCGTCTTGCCCGATTTGATCAGCAGCGGATCGTCGAACAGCACCCGCAACCGCGCCAGCGACCGGCTCACCGCCGGCTGGCTCGACCGCAGCCGCTCGGCCGCGCGCGTGACGCTCGCCGTCTCGATCAGCGCCGCGAATACCACCAGCAGGTTGAGGTCGATCTGGGAAAGGTCGTCGTCGAACATGAGCCTTGCGGGAACGGATAGCGCCAGCCGAACCGCCAGCGCCTCTTTCCGCAACTAAGTCTCAGATGCACCCGCAATACAAGCCTTCGCCATACCCGGCGACAGTTTCACGCAGGCATGGCGTGGGGAAGATCACAAGGCGGCCGACGCTGCTCAGGCTGCCGCGACACGCTCAAAGCGCGCGATGGCAAGCCCGATCAGGCGATCATCAAACAGCCGCAGCTTACGCGCCGCCGCTCCCTTGTCCGGCGATGGCCAGTGTGCCAGAGCCTCGCGGATCGCCGCGACATCAAGCGCCACGTCTTCGCGGTCGACAAGCCAATGGACTGTGGCGAGCAATTCAAGCCCCAGCGCCGACTCGAAACCGTCGATAAGATCGACCGTGGCCTTGAGGGCTGGCAGATAGGGCTTCGCCGCCGACCGCAGATAGGCATCGACCACGTCGCGCCGGCTCTCATCGGCCCAGATCAAGTCATACGGACCGGCATCGGCAAGCCGCTTCTCGGCATGCAGATAGCTGCCATCCAGCGTATCCAGCAGATGCCCCAGCGGCGGGGCATAGGGTCCGTATCTGTGGGCCGTGAAGCGCAATCTGAGCGGATTGTCCAGACCGGCATTCTCGATACTGCGTTCCAGAAAATAGGCCAGTTTCTGAATTTCAAGGATCGAGCAATCCATCCCGAGTGCCCAATACCGCCGGACGAGATCGACGATCAACGCCCGCGCGGGCGTGAGACCCTCAACGCCTGAGCGCTTCATGACATTCTGATAGGCGGCAACCGGTTCATAGACCACGATGTCGACATCCGGCAGATCGCCCAGGCCGCTCTCGATCAACGGCCGGACAGCGGACCATGCCAATCCGCCATTGCCGCTGCCGAGCGGTGGAATCGCGATCGATCGGATCTTCCGGTCGATGATCGCACGCCGCAAGTCATCAAGGCCATCTCCGATCCACGCGATCCGCGACGGATGACGCCAATGCGTCTTGGTCGGGAAATTGATAATCCAGCGCGGCCCGATCAACGCATGGCGCTCCGTCACGAACATCCGGCCGACCCGCACTTCGCCGCGCTTACAGGCGGCGGCATAGGCCTCGAAATTCTCAGGAAATGCCTCTTTGAACATCAAGGCGATCCCCTTGCCCATCACGCCGACCGTGTTGACCGTGTTGACAAGCGCATCGACCCTGGCGTCGAGCAGATTGCCTTGCGTGAAGCGCATCATGAGAAGTACCACTCCGGACGGAGAATGACTTGCAATCGCAAGCCCCGGTCGTCGACCTGCCGCTTCACACGGCTTTCGACCTCTTCCGTATAGCAGGCAATCGCCCTCAGGGCGTCAACAGGGAGTTGGCGGTGAACCAGGGCTTCTGCCCGATAACGCTCAAAATGATCCGGATTCTCAGGGTCCTTGCGAAAATTCCGAGTCCTGAACGCCTCCCATGGCAGATCCACGAGATGATTCAGATCGTCATAATATTGTGCCGCTTCCAAATGCGCCGCACGATCCGTGAACAGAACTCGGCATTGGTGATCAATCACACGCCGGAGTTGGGTGACGAGAATGACAATATCGGCATTCGCCTGCTTCTG from Tistrella bauzanensis carries:
- a CDS encoding LysR family transcriptional regulator — translated: MFDDDLSQIDLNLLVVFAALIETASVTRAAERLRSSQPAVSRSLARLRVLFDDPLLIKSGKTMVPTPRALALKGPVAAALGDIRRLFKPAGFDPVTDRRRFRVSSTDYGVLSVLAPVMAELTRTPNVEIAVDPLGADDHQKLASGVLDLIIIGRTPERPELYRRRLFTERRACLVRAGHPITADPDITAGRPPSIDACLAWPHVAMTVWTNGHIARQLRTLGKSRQVAIQLPYFSVAPLLVETSDALLILPHRAAKRFAEARGLVMFDAPDVFGTFDYWLVWHERARRDPALHWLIERIAAAVGDPDAT
- the darG gene encoding type II toxin-antitoxin system antitoxin DNA ADP-ribosyl glycohydrolase DarG — translated: MMRFTQGNLLDARVDALVNTVNTVGVMGKGIALMFKEAFPENFEAYAAACKRGEVRVGRMFVTERHALIGPRWIINFPTKTHWRHPSRIAWIGDGLDDLRRAIIDRKIRSIAIPPLGSGNGGLAWSAVRPLIESGLGDLPDVDIVVYEPVAAYQNVMKRSGVEGLTPARALIVDLVRRYWALGMDCSILEIQKLAYFLERSIENAGLDNPLRLRFTAHRYGPYAPPLGHLLDTLDGSYLHAEKRLADAGPYDLIWADESRRDVVDAYLRSAAKPYLPALKATVDLIDGFESALGLELLATVHWLVDREDVALDVAAIREALAHWPSPDKGAAARKLRLFDDRLIGLAIARFERVAAA
- the darT gene encoding type II toxin-antitoxin system toxin DNA ADP-ribosyl transferase DarT — protein: MHVSNVGAVLDRGVLCRNGADEDSGYTAIGSLDLIDHRWHHPVPCPPGGELGDYVPFYFTPHSPMFYSIHTGKGVQKQANADIVILVTQLRRVIDHQCRVLFTDRAAHLEAAQYYDDLNHLVDLPWEAFRTRNFRKDPENPDHFERYRAEALVHRQLPVDALRAIACYTEEVESRVKRQVDDRGLRLQVILRPEWYFS